The following are encoded together in the Malaya genurostris strain Urasoe2022 chromosome 3, Malgen_1.1, whole genome shotgun sequence genome:
- the LOC131438799 gene encoding gastrula zinc finger protein XlCGF8.2DB-like isoform X1 yields MQCRTCLSTMGVKCRSLFKVSLICGVKRRYSDLLIEIIPNLKIEEFDGLPDKICNKCCLTLKHFMRFRHQCLKSDKQLRTMPWIETNKAVTTVPELIQGSSTGSNDKCNGIIIARTASLTSDNNSVLPHNKRFDEDNKLDNNEPIEQESFTVHDESNPTQNFECRYCHKVLSTRKSLRCHMQLHSTEASFLCNFCGEQFKTKMAYTGHMAIHDPNKFRCDVCGKSYRQAASLRSHQLNHNREKPFSCTICGHATTQRSGLKKHMLTHSDAKSYVCDLCGEHFRFSSNLIMHKRRRHLHQKNFACSQCSKEFISKDELLNHSMCHSNERPFDCGICGNTFNRKSSLKFHQKHKHSVMAKIACQVCGRGFSQKVSLQNHLRMHMLTD; encoded by the exons ATGCAATGTAGAACCTGTCTTTCTACGATGGGGGTTAAATGTCGTTCATTGTTCAAAGTTTCTTTAATTTGTGGAGTGAAACGAAGATATTCTGATTTACTGATAGAGATTATACCAAACCTGAAG ATTGAAGAATTTGATGGGCTACCGGACAAAATATGTAATAAATGTTGCTTGACATTAAAACATTTCATGAGATTCCGCCACCAATGCTTGAAGTCTGATAAACAGCTCAGAACGATGCCTTGGATAGAAACCAACAAAGCGGTAACTACTGTACCAGAATTAATACAAGGTAGCAGCACTGGATCCAACGACAAATGTAATGGTATAATCATTGCAAGAACAGCCAGTTTAACATCTGATAATAATAGTGTCTTACCGCATAACAAACGTTTTGACGAAGACAACAAACTGGATAACAATGAACCTATCGAACAAGAATCATTCACTGTACACGATGAAAGTAATCCTACTCAAAATTTCGAATGTCGATACTGTCACAAAGTGCTGAGCACGAGAAAGTCGCTTCGTTGCCACATGCAACTCCACTCCACAGAGGCATCTTTTCTTTGCAATTTTTGTGGTGAACAATTCAAAACTAAAATGGCTTACACaggtcatatggccatacacgATCCAAACAAGTTTCGATGTGATGTTTGTGGGAAAAGTTATCGCCAAGCAGCTTCACTACGTAGTCACCAACTGAACCACAATCGAGAAAAACCATTCAGTTGCACAATTTGTGGTCACGCAACGACCCAGAGAAGTGGGCTTAAAAAGCACATGCTAACTCATTCTGATGCAAAGTCGTATGTATGTGACTTATGCGGAGAGCATTTCCGATTTTCCAGTAACCTCATCATGCACAAACGGCGAAGACATTTGCACCAGAAAAACTTCGCATGTTCTCAATGTTCCAAAGAATTCATATCCAAAGATGAGCTGCTCAACCATTCCATGTGTCATTCGAATGAACGCCCTTTTGATTGCGGAATATGCGGCAATACTTTCAACCGTAAAAGTTCGCTTAAGTTCCACCAGAAACACAAACACTCCGTCATGGCTAAAATAGCGTGCCAGGTATGCGGCAGGGGATTCTCTCAAAAAGTGTCATTGCAGAACCATCTTCGGATGCACATGTTAACAGATTGA
- the LOC131438799 gene encoding gastrula zinc finger protein XlCGF7.1-like isoform X2, which produces MRFRHQCLKSDKQLRTMPWIETNKAVTTVPELIQGSSTGSNDKCNGIIIARTASLTSDNNSVLPHNKRFDEDNKLDNNEPIEQESFTVHDESNPTQNFECRYCHKVLSTRKSLRCHMQLHSTEASFLCNFCGEQFKTKMAYTGHMAIHDPNKFRCDVCGKSYRQAASLRSHQLNHNREKPFSCTICGHATTQRSGLKKHMLTHSDAKSYVCDLCGEHFRFSSNLIMHKRRRHLHQKNFACSQCSKEFISKDELLNHSMCHSNERPFDCGICGNTFNRKSSLKFHQKHKHSVMAKIACQVCGRGFSQKVSLQNHLRMHMLTD; this is translated from the coding sequence ATGAGATTCCGCCACCAATGCTTGAAGTCTGATAAACAGCTCAGAACGATGCCTTGGATAGAAACCAACAAAGCGGTAACTACTGTACCAGAATTAATACAAGGTAGCAGCACTGGATCCAACGACAAATGTAATGGTATAATCATTGCAAGAACAGCCAGTTTAACATCTGATAATAATAGTGTCTTACCGCATAACAAACGTTTTGACGAAGACAACAAACTGGATAACAATGAACCTATCGAACAAGAATCATTCACTGTACACGATGAAAGTAATCCTACTCAAAATTTCGAATGTCGATACTGTCACAAAGTGCTGAGCACGAGAAAGTCGCTTCGTTGCCACATGCAACTCCACTCCACAGAGGCATCTTTTCTTTGCAATTTTTGTGGTGAACAATTCAAAACTAAAATGGCTTACACaggtcatatggccatacacgATCCAAACAAGTTTCGATGTGATGTTTGTGGGAAAAGTTATCGCCAAGCAGCTTCACTACGTAGTCACCAACTGAACCACAATCGAGAAAAACCATTCAGTTGCACAATTTGTGGTCACGCAACGACCCAGAGAAGTGGGCTTAAAAAGCACATGCTAACTCATTCTGATGCAAAGTCGTATGTATGTGACTTATGCGGAGAGCATTTCCGATTTTCCAGTAACCTCATCATGCACAAACGGCGAAGACATTTGCACCAGAAAAACTTCGCATGTTCTCAATGTTCCAAAGAATTCATATCCAAAGATGAGCTGCTCAACCATTCCATGTGTCATTCGAATGAACGCCCTTTTGATTGCGGAATATGCGGCAATACTTTCAACCGTAAAAGTTCGCTTAAGTTCCACCAGAAACACAAACACTCCGTCATGGCTAAAATAGCGTGCCAGGTATGCGGCAGGGGATTCTCTCAAAAAGTGTCATTGCAGAACCATCTTCGGATGCACATGTTAACAGATTGA